The Cohaesibacter intestini genome includes a window with the following:
- a CDS encoding LysE family translocator — protein sequence MSPEFLLTSLFIVITPGTGMIYTLVSTLSHGFRAGLIAALGGTLSIISHITAAILGVAALLHASALAFQVVKFAGVAYLLFMAYQMIRDRSRFDRSTLEPEHQVRRSSASIIRDGILLNLLNPKLSIFFLAFLPQFISVEATNPVGDMIYLGGVFMAMTFVVFALVAGAAAQVRDQLLARPGVMTWLKRGFAASFVALGARLALTER from the coding sequence ATGTCGCCAGAATTCTTACTGACCTCTTTGTTCATTGTCATCACACCGGGAACGGGCATGATTTACACGCTCGTCTCGACCCTATCGCATGGCTTTCGCGCCGGATTGATCGCTGCGTTGGGTGGAACATTGTCGATCATTTCGCACATAACCGCCGCCATTCTGGGGGTTGCTGCCTTGCTGCATGCGAGCGCTCTGGCCTTCCAGGTGGTGAAATTTGCCGGTGTGGCCTATCTGCTGTTCATGGCCTATCAAATGATCCGGGATCGCAGCCGCTTTGACAGGTCAACTCTGGAACCCGAACACCAAGTCCGCCGGTCATCAGCCTCCATTATCCGCGACGGTATCTTGCTCAATTTGCTCAATCCGAAATTGTCGATCTTCTTCCTCGCCTTCCTGCCGCAATTCATTTCCGTCGAAGCGACCAACCCGGTCGGGGACATGATCTATTTGGGTGGTGTCTTCATGGCCATGACCTTTGTGGTCTTTGCTCTTGTTGCTGGAGCTGCTGCGCAGGTGCGGGACCAGCTGTTGGCCCGGCCGGGCGTGATGACGTGGCTGAAGCGCGGTTTCGCTGCGAGCTTCGTTGCGCTGGGCGCGCGGTTGGCTCTGACGGAGCGGTGA
- a CDS encoding AMP nucleosidase produces MKKPFSVITPNAFSHETFRNASEAIDRLLAIYDTHTSFLQDAFTRVAQGDVPASGRYRATYPEIRITTDTHAQIDSRLSFGHVPGPGCYASTITRPDLFRHYLTTQIGLLLSNHQVAIEVGPSKTPIPVHFAWPNGMDVDGELPETWARPLRDVFDVPDLAITDDAIVNGTRHFGPDDVVPLAPFTGPRIDYSLHRLAHYTATKPEHFQNFVLFTNYQFYVDEFVAWARKEMAKGNSDYESFVEIGNMITPSGSEAPTEGMPLSRLPQMPAYHLKRKDHSGITLVNIGVGPSNAKTITDHIAVLRPHAWLMLGHCAGLRNTQRLGDYVLAHGYVREDHVLDADLPTWVPIPALAEIQVALEGAVAEATGLEDYELKKIMRTGTVATIDNRNWELRDHEEPVERLSQSRAIGLDMESATIAANGFRFRVPYGTLLCVSDKPLHGELKLPGMASSFYTQQVAQHLQIGIRAMEKLREMPIERLHSRKLRSFAETAFQ; encoded by the coding sequence ATGAAAAAGCCCTTTTCCGTGATCACGCCCAACGCGTTCAGCCACGAGACCTTTCGCAATGCGTCCGAAGCCATTGATCGGTTGCTGGCCATCTATGACACCCATACCAGTTTTCTGCAGGATGCCTTCACCCGCGTCGCGCAAGGCGATGTCCCTGCCTCTGGTCGCTATCGAGCGACCTATCCCGAAATTCGCATCACCACCGACACCCATGCCCAGATTGACAGCCGCCTGTCTTTTGGCCACGTACCCGGCCCGGGCTGCTATGCCTCCACCATCACACGGCCAGACCTGTTTCGCCACTATCTGACCACCCAGATCGGGTTGCTGTTATCCAACCATCAAGTGGCTATCGAGGTCGGCCCATCCAAAACACCGATCCCGGTGCATTTTGCTTGGCCCAACGGCATGGATGTCGATGGAGAATTGCCAGAGACCTGGGCGCGGCCTTTGCGCGATGTGTTTGATGTGCCGGATCTTGCCATCACCGATGACGCCATTGTCAACGGCACCCGCCATTTCGGCCCAGATGATGTGGTCCCCCTTGCGCCCTTCACCGGTCCGCGCATCGACTATTCACTTCATCGTCTGGCCCACTATACGGCAACCAAACCGGAGCATTTCCAGAATTTCGTGCTCTTTACCAACTACCAATTTTATGTTGATGAGTTTGTGGCGTGGGCACGCAAGGAAATGGCAAAAGGCAACTCGGACTATGAGAGTTTTGTCGAGATCGGCAACATGATCACACCGAGCGGGTCGGAGGCACCAACGGAAGGCATGCCACTGAGCCGGTTGCCGCAAATGCCTGCCTATCACTTGAAGCGCAAGGATCACAGCGGCATAACCTTGGTCAATATCGGCGTCGGACCGTCCAACGCCAAAACCATCACCGACCATATCGCTGTCCTCCGCCCCCATGCTTGGCTGATGCTTGGCCATTGTGCGGGCCTGCGCAACACCCAGCGCTTGGGCGACTATGTTCTGGCCCATGGCTATGTGCGCGAAGACCATGTCCTTGATGCCGACCTGCCCACATGGGTGCCGATCCCCGCATTGGCCGAAATACAGGTCGCGCTGGAAGGTGCGGTCGCCGAAGCCACCGGCCTTGAGGATTACGAGTTGAAAAAGATCATGCGGACCGGCACCGTCGCCACCATCGACAACCGCAACTGGGAACTGCGCGACCATGAAGAACCGGTTGAGCGTCTGTCCCAGTCCCGCGCCATCGGGCTGGATATGGAATCCGCCACCATTGCCGCCAACGGATTCCGCTTCCGTGTGCCCTATGGCACCCTACTCTGCGTCTCTGACAAGCCACTGCATGGGGAGCTCAAACTGCCCGGCATGGCCAGCAGCTTCTATACCCAACAGGTCGCCCAGCATCTGCAAATCGGCATTCGGGCGATGGAAAAGCTCCGCGAGATGCCGATCGAACGTCTCCATTCAAGGAAACTGCGCAGCTTCGCCGAAACGGCATTCCAATAG
- a CDS encoding NADP-dependent malic enzyme: MTEETKARSELDEAACFYHSYPQPGKLEIAATKPLGNQRDLALAYSPGVAAPCNDIAEDPGKAFDYTARGNLVAVVSNGTAVLGLGPIGPLASKPVMEGKAVLFKKFAGVDVFDIEVDETEIDPFVNVVAALEPTFGGINLEDIKAPECFEIERKLRERMDIPVFHDDQHGTAIIVGAAVLNGLSHANKDIADAKIVASGAGAAALACLHLLVSLGARKENIWVSDIDGVVYQGREEMDEWKAVFAQKTDLRDLDEVIDGADIFLGLSAGGVLKAEMVKKMAANPLIMALANPSPEIMPEEAKAVRPDAVLCTGRSDYPNQVNNVLCFPYIFRGALDVEATAINEEMKHAAVRAIAELAKEEISEVAARAAEGQLHPFGPNYLIPTPFDPRLILRIAPAVAKAAMETGVAKRPIGDFDAYNERLGRFVFRSGLIMKNMIAQAKSDPKRVIYSDGEDERVLRAAAIAIEDGLAQPILIGRPDVMQKRAERFGLRFKPGEDCEIINPLDDPRYRDYVNEYFACVGRKGVHPQAAGTIVRSNTTIIGSLAVARGDADALICGLDGRFRKHLLEVQSIIGLQEGFKECSALSLLINRRGAYFLTDTYVNNYPSASEIAQTALRASEHIRRFGLTPKVALLSSSNFGTRDFDTSLKMREALDTIWQAAPDLEVDGEMHGDAALSQVLRDRVMPNSKLKGSANLLVFPSMDSANIALNLIKEMTEALHVGPIMIGMAKPAHILTPSVTSRGVVNMTALATVDAQNYFANSDV; this comes from the coding sequence ATGACCGAAGAGACCAAAGCCAGAAGCGAGTTGGATGAGGCTGCTTGCTTCTACCACTCCTATCCGCAACCCGGTAAGTTGGAAATTGCAGCGACGAAACCACTGGGCAACCAGCGCGATCTGGCGCTTGCTTACAGCCCCGGCGTGGCGGCCCCTTGTAATGACATTGCCGAAGATCCCGGCAAGGCTTTCGACTATACGGCACGCGGTAATCTGGTGGCGGTCGTTTCCAACGGTACAGCCGTTCTCGGGCTTGGTCCAATCGGCCCGTTGGCCTCCAAACCGGTGATGGAAGGCAAGGCGGTCCTGTTCAAGAAATTTGCTGGTGTCGACGTGTTCGATATCGAGGTGGATGAAACCGAAATCGATCCATTCGTCAACGTGGTGGCGGCTTTGGAGCCAACGTTTGGCGGTATCAATCTTGAAGATATCAAGGCGCCTGAGTGCTTTGAAATCGAGCGCAAGCTGCGCGAGCGGATGGATATTCCGGTCTTCCATGATGACCAACATGGCACGGCCATCATTGTTGGTGCGGCGGTGCTTAACGGTCTCAGCCACGCCAACAAAGACATTGCGGACGCCAAGATCGTTGCGTCCGGTGCCGGGGCCGCTGCGCTGGCCTGCCTGCATTTGCTGGTCTCTCTTGGGGCCAGGAAAGAGAATATCTGGGTCTCGGACATTGACGGTGTTGTCTATCAAGGCCGGGAAGAAATGGACGAGTGGAAAGCGGTCTTTGCCCAGAAAACCGATCTGCGCGACCTTGATGAAGTGATTGATGGCGCAGACATTTTCCTTGGTCTGTCGGCAGGCGGTGTTCTGAAGGCGGAGATGGTCAAGAAAATGGCTGCCAATCCGCTGATCATGGCACTGGCGAACCCATCGCCGGAAATCATGCCCGAAGAGGCAAAGGCGGTGCGTCCGGATGCTGTGCTTTGCACGGGCCGTTCGGACTATCCTAACCAGGTCAATAATGTGCTCTGCTTCCCCTATATCTTCCGTGGTGCACTGGATGTTGAAGCGACCGCCATCAACGAAGAAATGAAGCATGCGGCGGTTCGGGCGATCGCGGAACTGGCCAAGGAAGAGATTTCCGAGGTCGCGGCCCGCGCAGCGGAAGGCCAGTTGCATCCGTTTGGCCCCAACTATCTTATTCCCACGCCTTTTGATCCGCGGCTGATCCTGCGCATTGCGCCGGCGGTCGCCAAGGCGGCTATGGAAACCGGGGTGGCCAAGCGGCCGATCGGGGATTTCGACGCCTATAATGAACGTTTGGGCCGCTTTGTCTTCCGCTCCGGTCTGATCATGAAGAATATGATCGCGCAGGCCAAGAGTGATCCCAAGCGGGTGATCTATTCCGACGGTGAAGATGAACGCGTGCTGCGTGCGGCAGCCATTGCCATCGAGGATGGATTGGCACAGCCGATCCTGATCGGGCGTCCGGACGTGATGCAGAAGCGGGCCGAGCGCTTCGGTTTGCGCTTCAAGCCGGGTGAGGATTGCGAGATCATCAACCCGCTCGATGATCCACGTTATCGTGACTATGTGAACGAATATTTTGCCTGTGTGGGCCGCAAGGGTGTGCATCCGCAGGCGGCAGGCACCATCGTGCGGTCCAACACCACCATCATCGGGTCGTTGGCCGTGGCGCGGGGGGATGCAGATGCGTTGATCTGTGGCCTTGACGGTCGTTTTCGCAAACATCTGCTTGAAGTCCAGTCGATCATCGGCTTGCAGGAGGGTTTTAAGGAATGTTCAGCCCTGTCGTTGCTGATCAATCGGCGTGGTGCCTATTTCCTGACCGACACCTATGTCAACAATTATCCCAGCGCCTCGGAAATCGCCCAGACAGCCTTGCGGGCTTCGGAGCATATCCGTCGCTTCGGTCTGACGCCAAAGGTTGCCTTGTTGTCTTCGTCCAACTTCGGGACGCGCGACTTTGACACGTCCCTGAAGATGCGCGAAGCGCTGGACACCATCTGGCAGGCGGCTCCGGATCTGGAAGTCGATGGCGAGATGCATGGGGACGCTGCCCTGTCGCAGGTGTTGCGCGATCGGGTGATGCCGAATTCGAAATTGAAGGGCAGTGCCAATCTGCTGGTCTTCCCGTCAATGGATTCCGCCAATATCGCGCTGAACCTGATCAAGGAAATGACCGAAGCGCTGCATGTGGGGCCGATCATGATCGGCATGGCCAAGCCTGCCCATATTCTGACCCCGTCGGTCACCTCGCGCGGTGTGGTCAACATGACTGCACTGGCGACGGTTGATGCGCAAAATTATTTCGCCAATTCAGACGTTTGA
- a CDS encoding EAL domain-containing protein, which translates to MLLGVIGAYFLTLGAQSILLWQAKKDIKADVEVASQLMMERATHATEEAIKLLNRLAQSNGLSCTADHRYLYSEATRSLAWVDTIGLVDRNGNLVCTDLGQSSRQAGLLPNFSVNNPEITLSLSGEGEDTLPSLLVARHVANGRRLVARVPGELISTDPVRNDLRPFRIAMLSMGAGNPWYILEPSNMRGDTIVKVHKLSEYLPFEVDISISEDALYAVTEEMREIVSAFGTIFGFIALFWGYYLGRYRPNEGDRILDAIDNGEFVPFMQPIVDLETGMITGCEVLARWHKPDGRTIPPHEFLPLAQNFRLTREVTCHIMEATRDILAPVAATGLEFHVSFNLFSHQLVDDTIVSDIRDVFQDSLVTYKNLIFEISDRVPLNDIELANDVISKIQALGAEIALDDVGSGHSGLHNLSTFGVDILKLDKLMVDSLNRGLGGKELVGGVVQLAGKLDIGVIAEGVETEQQVLLLRKMGVSAAQGYLFAPPLPANSFVDLFKASAKRIAPPKAPEANGASNKGEQADREQATAA; encoded by the coding sequence ATGTTGCTTGGAGTGATCGGGGCCTATTTCCTGACGCTTGGAGCGCAGTCTATCCTGTTATGGCAAGCCAAGAAGGACATCAAAGCCGATGTCGAGGTGGCAAGCCAGTTGATGATGGAGAGGGCGACGCATGCGACGGAAGAAGCGATCAAGCTGCTCAACCGGTTGGCCCAATCCAATGGCCTGTCCTGCACGGCAGATCACCGTTATCTCTATAGTGAAGCTACGCGCTCCCTTGCATGGGTCGACACTATTGGTCTGGTCGATCGCAATGGCAATCTGGTTTGCACCGATTTGGGGCAGTCCTCGCGGCAGGCGGGACTGTTGCCAAACTTCTCGGTAAACAATCCCGAAATCACGCTTTCATTGTCCGGAGAAGGGGAGGATACGCTTCCTTCTTTGTTGGTCGCGCGCCATGTGGCCAATGGTCGCCGTCTTGTGGCGCGGGTGCCGGGCGAGCTGATAAGCACGGACCCGGTGCGCAATGACTTGCGCCCATTTCGCATTGCCATGTTGTCGATGGGGGCGGGCAACCCGTGGTATATCCTCGAACCAAGCAATATGCGCGGTGACACCATCGTCAAGGTGCACAAGCTTTCGGAGTATCTGCCATTTGAGGTCGATATCTCGATCTCGGAAGATGCGCTCTATGCCGTGACCGAGGAAATGCGGGAAATTGTTAGTGCCTTTGGCACGATTTTCGGCTTCATCGCTCTGTTCTGGGGCTATTATCTGGGACGTTATCGGCCGAATGAAGGTGACCGCATTCTTGACGCGATCGACAATGGTGAGTTTGTGCCATTCATGCAGCCGATTGTCGATTTGGAAACGGGCATGATCACCGGCTGCGAAGTGCTTGCGCGCTGGCACAAACCCGATGGCAGAACGATACCACCGCATGAATTCCTGCCGTTGGCGCAAAATTTCCGACTTACGCGGGAAGTCACCTGCCATATCATGGAAGCGACTCGGGATATTCTGGCGCCTGTTGCGGCGACCGGGCTGGAATTCCATGTGTCCTTCAATCTGTTTTCCCATCAATTGGTTGATGACACGATTGTCTCAGATATTCGCGATGTCTTTCAGGACAGTCTGGTTACCTACAAGAATCTGATTTTCGAGATTTCAGATCGTGTGCCGTTGAATGATATCGAACTTGCCAATGATGTGATTTCGAAGATTCAAGCTTTGGGTGCCGAGATCGCTCTTGATGATGTCGGGTCGGGACATAGCGGCTTGCACAATCTGTCGACCTTCGGTGTCGATATTCTCAAGCTCGATAAGCTGATGGTTGATTCCCTTAACAGGGGGCTTGGAGGCAAGGAACTGGTTGGCGGGGTCGTTCAGCTGGCAGGCAAGCTGGATATCGGCGTGATTGCCGAAGGCGTTGAGACTGAGCAGCAGGTTCTGCTATTGCGCAAGATGGGTGTCTCTGCAGCTCAGGGCTATCTGTTTGCTCCACCATTGCCTGCCAACTCCTTTGTCGATCTGTTCAAGGCGAGTGCCAAACGCATTGCTCCTCCAAAAGCACCGGAAGCCAATGGAGCATCAAACAAGGGCGAACAAGCGGATCGTGAGCAAGCGACAGCTGCCTGA
- a CDS encoding EAL domain-containing protein, whose product MFAANIFMRDYVMTQGHQQLEQTSKRVLARSETLIQTAIDIFSVLPHYSVPVCDKSLQDRFRSMILRHPVLHDVGLIYNGEFMYCSSMQQSASFHPISAKAVGGVDHLSYVAVQDRDSEMRGLLVNWSIDDQVSIGGFILEDAFNLDDRQSDFSSSFELSVMLENGTMLVETTPKSRLLKRAPFATFHENPVLKDDLISHQEKSSRYPISVSASLPFQEAWAASSGAMNVINGFGVLSGALILIFFVRMALKKPDPHNTIEEGIRRREFIPYYQPIIDIQSGRLSGCEVLVRWRKEDGTILSPGHFIDLAEATGLARPMTTSLMEQVAQDLGGAYQGRHHLKVAINLFNRHFDNLKVVSEIEQCFGNSGVRFDQLVFEITERQPLENLDRARAIIMRMQKLGIRVALDDAGTGHGGFTYLQTLGMDIIKIDKLFVDAITGDSSQVPIVDSLSHMARGMNMVVVAEGVETEEQLAYLRRSGINEAQGYLFSPPLPASAYLQLVEALGGNAGKQVKKDAASDVSREDTGAMSAVKSA is encoded by the coding sequence TTGTTTGCGGCCAACATCTTCATGCGCGATTATGTCATGACGCAAGGGCACCAGCAGTTGGAGCAGACATCCAAGCGGGTGTTGGCACGGTCCGAGACGCTTATCCAGACAGCCATCGACATCTTTTCTGTGCTGCCGCATTATAGCGTGCCAGTTTGCGACAAGTCGTTGCAGGACCGGTTCCGGTCGATGATTTTGCGGCATCCAGTGCTGCATGATGTGGGGCTGATCTATAACGGCGAATTCATGTATTGCTCGTCGATGCAGCAAAGCGCCAGTTTCCATCCGATTTCCGCCAAGGCTGTTGGTGGCGTTGACCATTTGAGTTATGTGGCTGTTCAGGATCGGGATTCCGAAATGCGCGGGCTACTGGTCAATTGGTCGATCGATGATCAGGTTTCGATTGGCGGGTTCATCCTTGAGGATGCTTTCAATCTCGATGACCGGCAAAGTGATTTTTCCAGTAGCTTTGAGCTGTCTGTGATGCTTGAAAACGGCACCATGCTTGTCGAGACCACACCCAAGAGCCGCCTTCTGAAACGGGCGCCTTTTGCCACCTTTCACGAGAATCCGGTTCTCAAGGATGATTTGATTTCCCATCAGGAAAAGTCCAGTCGCTATCCGATTTCAGTGTCGGCCAGTTTGCCGTTTCAGGAGGCCTGGGCCGCGTCGAGTGGAGCGATGAATGTCATCAATGGTTTTGGCGTTCTGAGCGGAGCCCTGATCCTCATCTTCTTCGTGCGCATGGCGTTGAAGAAGCCCGACCCGCACAATACCATCGAGGAAGGCATTCGCCGGCGCGAGTTCATTCCGTATTATCAACCGATTATCGATATCCAAAGTGGTAGATTGTCTGGCTGCGAAGTGCTGGTCCGCTGGCGCAAGGAAGACGGTACCATCCTGTCGCCGGGGCACTTCATTGATCTGGCCGAGGCAACCGGTCTGGCACGACCAATGACGACATCCTTGATGGAGCAGGTGGCGCAGGATCTTGGAGGGGCCTATCAAGGGCGGCATCATTTGAAAGTGGCGATCAACCTGTTCAACCGCCATTTCGACAATTTGAAAGTGGTGTCTGAAATCGAGCAGTGCTTCGGCAATAGCGGCGTGCGGTTTGACCAGTTGGTGTTTGAAATAACGGAGCGCCAGCCGCTTGAAAATCTTGATCGGGCGCGGGCTATTATCATGCGGATGCAAAAACTGGGGATCCGTGTGGCGCTGGATGATGCGGGGACCGGCCATGGCGGCTTTACCTACCTTCAAACCCTCGGCATGGATATCATCAAGATCGACAAGTTGTTTGTTGATGCCATTACCGGGGATAGCAGTCAGGTTCCTATTGTCGATTCCCTGAGCCATATGGCGCGCGGCATGAACATGGTCGTCGTTGCTGAAGGTGTTGAAACCGAAGAACAATTGGCCTATTTGCGGCGGTCGGGGATCAACGAAGCGCAGGGCTATCTTTTCTCTCCTCCACTGCCTGCCAGTGCCTATTTGCAACTGGTCGAAGCACTTGGTGGTAATGCTGGCAAGCAGGTCAAAAAGGATGCAGCCAGCGACGTCTCTAGGGAAGATACTGGTGCCATGTCTGCTGTAAAGTCCGCGTAA
- the aspS gene encoding aspartate--tRNA ligase, with amino-acid sequence MHPYRSHTCGDLRESNVGEHVRLSGWVHRVRDHGGLLFIDLRDQYGLTQVVADPDSPAFAEAEKVRGEWCILIEGEVKARTAETINEGLPTGHVEIFISKLEVLGASKELPLPVFGEPDYPEDTRLKYRFLDLRRETIHGNILKRSAIIASARRRMQEIGFNEFQTPILAASSPEGARDYLVPSRIHPGKFYALPQAPQQFKQLLMISGFDKYFQIAPCFRDEDPRADRLPGEFYQLDVEMSFVTEDDVLNTMEPVIRDLFAEFADGKPVTQDFPRIPYAEALRKYGSDKPDLRIPIEMEEVSEHFRGSGFKIFARMLEEEQNEVWGIPAKTGGSRTFCDRMNSWAQSEGQPGLGYIFWRKNDDGSLEGAGPLAKNIGPERTEAIRTQLGLDAGDACFFVAGDPKKFYDFAGKARNRAGEELDLIDRDRFELCWIVDFPMYEWNDDEEKVDFCHNPFSMPKGELKGLEETDPLKLDAYQYDVVCNGFEIGSGAIRNHKIEVMKKAFEIAGYDEEVLIERFGGMYRAFQYGAPPHGGMAAGLDRIVMLLCGTPNLREITLFPMNQQAEDLLMGAPSEPTNQQLRELHLRLNLPE; translated from the coding sequence ATGCATCCTTATCGCAGCCATACTTGTGGCGACCTTCGCGAAAGCAATGTGGGCGAGCACGTTCGCCTTTCCGGTTGGGTTCACCGCGTACGAGACCATGGTGGTCTTCTCTTTATCGATTTGCGCGACCAGTATGGTCTCACCCAGGTCGTGGCCGATCCGGATTCTCCTGCCTTTGCCGAAGCCGAAAAAGTGCGCGGCGAATGGTGCATTCTGATCGAAGGTGAAGTCAAAGCCCGCACCGCCGAGACGATCAATGAAGGCCTGCCTACCGGGCATGTCGAGATTTTCATTTCCAAGCTGGAAGTGCTGGGGGCTTCGAAAGAGCTGCCGCTGCCGGTCTTTGGTGAGCCGGACTATCCGGAAGATACGCGCCTTAAATATCGTTTCCTTGACCTGCGTCGCGAAACCATCCATGGCAACATTCTCAAGCGCTCTGCGATCATCGCTTCGGCCCGTCGCCGGATGCAGGAAATCGGCTTCAACGAATTCCAGACGCCGATCCTTGCTGCTTCTTCTCCGGAAGGGGCGCGTGACTATCTGGTGCCAAGCCGTATTCATCCGGGTAAATTCTATGCGCTGCCACAGGCACCGCAGCAGTTCAAGCAGCTGCTGATGATTTCCGGTTTTGACAAATATTTCCAGATTGCCCCTTGCTTCCGTGATGAAGATCCGCGCGCTGATCGCCTGCCGGGTGAGTTCTATCAGCTTGACGTGGAAATGAGTTTCGTCACCGAAGACGATGTGCTCAACACCATGGAGCCGGTGATCCGCGATCTGTTTGCTGAATTTGCTGATGGCAAGCCTGTGACGCAAGACTTCCCGCGCATTCCATATGCGGAAGCGCTGCGCAAATATGGCTCTGACAAACCTGACCTGCGTATTCCGATCGAGATGGAAGAAGTCTCCGAGCATTTCCGTGGCTCGGGCTTCAAGATCTTTGCCCGCATGCTGGAAGAAGAGCAGAATGAAGTCTGGGGCATCCCGGCCAAAACCGGTGGCTCGCGTACCTTCTGTGACCGCATGAATAGCTGGGCGCAGAGTGAAGGTCAGCCGGGTCTTGGCTATATCTTCTGGCGCAAGAATGACGATGGCAGCTTGGAAGGCGCAGGTCCACTGGCCAAAAATATCGGCCCAGAGCGCACCGAAGCCATCCGCACCCAGTTGGGTCTGGATGCGGGTGATGCCTGCTTCTTCGTTGCGGGTGATCCGAAGAAATTCTACGACTTTGCCGGTAAGGCTCGTAACCGGGCTGGTGAAGAGCTGGATCTGATCGATCGTGATCGCTTCGAGCTGTGCTGGATCGTCGACTTCCCGATGTATGAGTGGAACGATGACGAAGAGAAAGTCGATTTCTGCCACAACCCATTCTCCATGCCAAAGGGCGAGCTGAAAGGGCTGGAGGAAACGGACCCTCTGAAGCTCGATGCTTATCAGTATGACGTGGTCTGCAACGGCTTTGAAATCGGCTCCGGCGCGATCCGTAACCACAAGATCGAAGTGATGAAGAAAGCCTTCGAAATTGCTGGCTACGATGAAGAGGTTCTGATCGAGCGCTTTGGCGGCATGTATCGTGCATTCCAGTATGGCGCGCCTCCGCATGGTGGCATGGCTGCGGGTCTGGACCGTATCGTGATGCTGCTGTGTGGTACGCCGAACCTGCGTGAGATCACCCTGTTCCCGATGAACCAGCAGGCTGAAGATTTGTTGATGGGCGCGCCAAGCGAGCCAACCAACCAACAGCTCCGTGAATTGCATCTGCGGCTTAACTTGCCGGAATAA
- the rnd gene encoding ribonuclease D → MKTITTTAELADACTQFAAHPYVTVDTEFLRETTYWPKLCLIQMAGPDLSVIVDPLADGIDLAPFFALMADESVTKVFHAGRQDIEIIYHLGNLIPAPMFDSQVAAMVCGFGDSISYDQLVLRLTGNRIDKSSRFTDWSRRPLTDKQLTYAMADVTHLRDVYHALRANLDEQQRSEWVQEEMEILTSPETYYTEPVNAWKRMKLRIRKPREFAALKKLAAWREKEAQSRNVPRNRILKDEAIFELAIQQPQSPDALAALRSVSKGYERSKSGVDLLELMQEVAKIPNEDLPEVPRGKVQPEGSGAAVDLMKVLLKLTSEKHGVAAKVIATVDDLEKIASDDEADIPALKGWRRELFGQHALLIKKGELALRLEGKKVATIECEPPVLPEKKPASKRRRKPKKPDPIQQEAAAQKAE, encoded by the coding sequence ATGAAAACAATTACGACCACTGCCGAGTTGGCAGACGCCTGTACCCAATTTGCTGCGCATCCCTATGTCACCGTAGACACGGAATTTCTGCGCGAAACAACCTATTGGCCCAAGCTTTGCCTCATCCAGATGGCAGGCCCGGATCTATCGGTTATTGTCGATCCGCTCGCGGATGGCATTGATCTGGCTCCCTTCTTCGCCTTGATGGCTGATGAGAGTGTGACCAAGGTGTTTCACGCCGGTCGTCAGGATATCGAGATCATCTATCATCTCGGCAATCTGATCCCGGCGCCCATGTTCGACAGTCAAGTCGCGGCGATGGTCTGCGGCTTTGGTGATTCCATCTCTTATGATCAGCTGGTCCTGCGCCTCACCGGCAACCGGATCGACAAATCCAGCCGTTTTACCGACTGGTCCCGTCGTCCCTTGACCGACAAGCAACTCACCTATGCGATGGCAGACGTTACCCACCTGCGGGATGTCTATCATGCTTTGCGTGCCAATCTCGACGAGCAGCAGCGCAGCGAATGGGTGCAGGAGGAAATGGAAATCCTCACCTCGCCGGAAACCTACTATACCGAGCCGGTCAATGCCTGGAAGCGCATGAAACTGCGCATCCGCAAGCCCCGCGAATTTGCCGCCCTGAAGAAGCTGGCTGCTTGGCGCGAGAAAGAAGCCCAATCCCGCAACGTGCCACGCAACCGCATTCTCAAGGATGAGGCTATTTTCGAACTGGCGATCCAGCAACCGCAAAGCCCGGATGCTCTGGCCGCCCTGCGTTCGGTCTCCAAAGGCTATGAACGGTCCAAATCTGGCGTCGATCTCCTCGAGCTGATGCAGGAAGTGGCGAAAATTCCGAATGAGGACCTGCCTGAGGTTCCAAGGGGAAAGGTCCAGCCCGAAGGGTCGGGCGCCGCGGTCGACTTGATGAAAGTGCTGCTAAAGCTCACCTCAGAGAAGCACGGCGTGGCCGCAAAGGTCATCGCAACCGTTGATGATCTGGAAAAGATTGCCAGTGACGACGAGGCAGACATCCCGGCCCTCAAAGGCTGGCGCCGGGAGCTGTTCGGTCAGCACGCCCTGTTGATCAAAAAGGGCGAACTGGCCCTGCGCCTTGAAGGCAAGAAGGTGGCAACCATCGAATGCGAGCCGCCTGTTCTGCCCGAAAAGAAGCCTGCGAGCAAACGCCGCCGCAAGCCCAAAAAGCCGGATCCAATCCAGCAAGAGGCAGCCGCACAAAAAGCCGAATAG